Proteins encoded by one window of Mustela erminea isolate mMusErm1 chromosome 5, mMusErm1.Pri, whole genome shotgun sequence:
- the LOC116590069 gene encoding uncharacterized protein LOC116590069 has product MLQMTALARRNPGERAPRVHSKPLTLWPHLGPLGQRKGSPGEERGAQVRVGPWREPPPLSLRGTASLNLGFLICGMVMDSLGDGDMWMRGLRGCTKQSPACGSAAVPAGDRGPESLARAGQQGAPRAHRPSRTAGGGAAEPQTGGGQRGGAGAPLPGARWPGQGLHLGRFLGLFSRAVKTLAALQVRVSWRGSFPPCSVQRPPSSSWAPKCLLQGFQTSAGRPPPPGRLTGLPQGSGWLLVPRVCGPLPALGCLGGWGLTSLPGLEPSIAAPEHPSLPRVVRSWGDTASPLRAQSRVRRKGSCCIPNPLACVPFGVCVCVCVSGPGRSRGGGVSAFVWEFVQPVGGVFVPVQLYMYL; this is encoded by the coding sequence ATGCTCCAGATGACTGCTCTGGCTCGGAGGAATCCGGGAGAGAGGGCGCCTAGGGTGCACAGCAAGCCATTGACTCTGTGGCCCCACCTAGGCCCTCTAGGGCAAAGAAAGGGGTCCCCCGGCGAAGAGAGAGGAGCACAGGTGAGGGTGGGCCCGTGGAGAGAGCCACCACCTCTTTCCCTGCGCGGCACTGCATCTTTGAACCTTGGATTCCTTATCTGCGGAATGGTGATGGATTCCCTTGGTGATGGAGATATGTGGATGCGGGGCCTTCGGGGGTGCACAAAACAGAGCCCCGCCTGCGGGAGCGCGGCGGTGCCTGCTGGGGACCGAGGACCGGAGAGCCTGGCCCGCGCGGGCCAGCAGGGGGCGCCGCGAGCCCACCGGCCGAGCCGCacagcggggggcggggccgccgAGCCACAGACGGGAGGGGGACaaaggggaggggctggagcccCGCTGCCAGGGGCTCGCTGGCCCGGACAGGGTCTTCATCTCGGGAGATTTCTAGGTTTGTTTTCCCGCGCAGTCAAAACGCTAGCAGCTTTACAGGTCCGCGTTAGCTGGCGTggctctttccctccctgctcagtCCAGCGGCCGCCGAGCAGTTCCTGGGCTCCAAAGTGTTTGCTCCAGGGTTTTCAAACCTCCGCGGGGAGGCCGCCGCCTCCGGGAAGACTTACCGGACTCCCCCAGGGCTCAGGGTGGCTTCTGGTTCCGAGAGTGTGCGGCCCACTTCCTGCTTTGGGCTGTCTCGGAGGGTGGGGGCTTACCTCCTTACCGGGACTCGAGCCCAGTATCGCTGCCCCCGAACACCCCTCCCTCCCGCGGGTAGTCAGAAGTTGGGGGGACACCGCTTCTCCCCTCAGGGCGCAGTCAAGGGTCCGCAGGAAGGGGTCATGCTGCATCCCCAACCCTTTAGCCTGTGTCCCattcggggtgtgtgtgtgtgtgtgtgtgtcggggccGGGCCGGAGCCGGGGCGGGGGTGTTTCTGCATTTGTGTGGGAGTTTGTGCAGCCTGTCGGCGGGGTGTTTGTGCCTGTGCAGCTGTACATGTATTTGTGA